The genomic stretch TGCCGGACGATCCTGCCGCGCTCTGCTGCGGACAGGGGTATATCCATTGGCATGATTATACGTGTCATCACCGAGAACCGGTAGTGCCGATGTGCCGGTGTGCACGTGGACGGTCACGGCGGGTGCACGCCCGCGCGCCGGCCCGCCGGGGTCCGCCGCTCGCCGCAGAGCGGTTGTGCGAGACCGGGTGGCCCGAACCCTTTGCAGACACCGCGTCGAGCGCTTACCCTGATCACCATTATTAGAAACCGGCGAGGGGAGCTCCCGTGGTCGACATGCTGAGTGCCGAGGACGAACGGGAGATCCGGACGTCGCTCCGCAAGGTCATGGCGCCGTACACGGACGAGTACTGGATGCGTCACGACATGGACCACGAGTTCGCGTGGGACTTTCACGACGCGATGGCCGAGGCCGGCTGGATCGGCATCTGCATCCCGGAGGAGTACGGCGGGGGTGGAGCCGGGGTCCAGGAGGCGGCGCTCCTGCTGGAGGAGGTCACCGGCAGCGGCGGGGCGCTGAACGCCGGCACCACCGTCCAGGTGGGGCTCTTCGGCCTCGAGCCGCTCGTCAAGTACGGCAGCGAGGAGCAGAAGCGCCGCTTCCTCCCGCGGGCCGCCGAGGGCAAGCTCCAGGTGTCCTTCGGCGTGACCGAGCCCGACGCCGGCACCGAGACGACGAACATCACCACCTTCGCCGAGAAGGTCCCCGGTGGCTACAAGGTCAACGGGCGCAAGGTGTTCATCTCCCGCGCCGAGCAGGCCGAGCGGCTGCTGCTGATCACCCGGACGGCGCCCCGCGATGCCGGCGCCAAGCCGACCGACGGCATGACCCTGTTCTTCACCGAGATGAACCGGGACCACATCAAGGTGCAGCCGATCCCGAAGGTCGGCCGCAACGCCGTCTCGACGAACATGCTGTTCATCGACGACCTCTTCATCCCCGAGGAGGACCGGATCGGCGAGGAGGGCAAGGGCTTCAAGTACCTGCTCGCCGGCCTCAACGCCGAGCGGATCATCGTCGCGGGCGGCTGTCTCGGCATGGGGCGGGCCGCGCTGCGCCGGGCGACCGAGTACGTCAAGCAGCGCGAGGTGTTCGGCCGGCCGATCGGGATGAACCAGGGCATCCAGTTCCCGCTGGCCGACTCGCTGGCCAAGCTCGACGCGGTCGAACTGCTCATCCGCAAGGCCGCCTGGATGTACGACAACGGCATCCCGTGCGGCAAGGAGGCGAACGAGGCCAAGTACCTGGCGTCGAGCTGGGCCTTCGAGGCCTGCGACCGCGCCATGCAGGTCCACGGTGGCTACGGGTACACCAGCGAGTACCACGTCGAGCGGTACTGGCGTGAGTCGCGGGTCCAGCGGATCGCGCCCATCTCGAACGAGCTCGTACTGGCCTACCTGGCCGAGAAGGTCATGGGC from Blastococcus sp. PRF04-17 encodes the following:
- a CDS encoding acyl-CoA dehydrogenase family protein → MLSAEDEREIRTSLRKVMAPYTDEYWMRHDMDHEFAWDFHDAMAEAGWIGICIPEEYGGGGAGVQEAALLLEEVTGSGGALNAGTTVQVGLFGLEPLVKYGSEEQKRRFLPRAAEGKLQVSFGVTEPDAGTETTNITTFAEKVPGGYKVNGRKVFISRAEQAERLLLITRTAPRDAGAKPTDGMTLFFTEMNRDHIKVQPIPKVGRNAVSTNMLFIDDLFIPEEDRIGEEGKGFKYLLAGLNAERIIVAGGCLGMGRAALRRATEYVKQREVFGRPIGMNQGIQFPLADSLAKLDAVELLIRKAAWMYDNGIPCGKEANEAKYLASSWAFEACDRAMQVHGGYGYTSEYHVERYWRESRVQRIAPISNELVLAYLAEKVMGLPRSY